One window of Zalophus californianus isolate mZalCal1 chromosome 3, mZalCal1.pri.v2, whole genome shotgun sequence genomic DNA carries:
- the IL17D gene encoding interleukin-17D isoform X1, giving the protein MARAGVWMLVVGVLLALAPGRTAGALRTSRRPARPRGCADRPEELLEQLYGRLAAGVLGAFHHTLQLGPREQARNASCPAGGRPGDRRFRPPTNLRSVSPWAYRISYDPARYPKYLPEAYCLCRGCLTGLFGEEDLRFRSAPVYMPTVILRRTSACAGGRSVYAEEYVTVPVGCTCVPEQEKEADSINSSMDKQGTKLLLSPSDKPGRP; this is encoded by the exons ATGGCGCGTGCGGGG GTCTGGATGCTGGTGGTCGGCGTCCTGCTAGCGTTGGCGCCGGGCCGGACCGCAGGCGCCCTGAGAACGAGCAGACGTCCGGCGCGGCCGCGGGGCTGCGCCGACCGGCCGGAGGAGCTCCTAGAGCAGCTGTACGGGCGGCTGGCGGCGGGCGTGCTCGGCGCCTTCCACCACACGCTGCAGCTGGGGCCGCGCGAGCAGGCGCGTAACGCGAGCTGCCCGGCAGGGGGCAGGCCCGGCGACCGGCGCTTCCGGCCGCCCACCAACCTGCGCAGCGTGTCGCCGTGGGCCTACAG AATTTCCTACGACCCCGCCAGGTACCCGAAGTACCTGCCCGAGGCCTATTGCCTGTGTAGGGGCTGCCTGACCGGGCTGTTCGGGGAGGAGGACCTGCGCTTCCGGAGCGCCCCGGTGTACATGCCCACCGTCATCCTGCGGCGGACCTCGGCCTGCGCGGGCGGCCGCTCGGTGTACGCGGAGGAGTACGTCACCGTGCCGGTGGGCTGCACCTGCGTCCCCGAGCAGGAGAAGGAAGCAGACAGCATCAACTCCAGCATGGACAAGCAGGGCACCAAGCTCCTGCTCAGCCCCAGTGACAAGCCGGGCCGGCCCTGA
- the EEF1AKMT1 gene encoding EEF1A lysine methyltransferase 1 isoform X2 yields MSDSDDDDIPRLSSHTLAALQEFYAEQKQQSDPGRDDKYNIGIIEENWLSQFWYSQETALRLAKEAIAAAGEGGRIACVSAPSVYQKLRALHREDFSVYIFEYDKRFAIYGEEFIFYDYNNPLDLPEKIAAHSFDIVIADPPYLSKECLRKTSETIKYLTQGKILLCTGAVMEEEAAKLLGVKMCKFIPKHTRTLGNEFRCYVNYDSGLDHEI; encoded by the exons ATGAGTGACTCTGATGATGACGATATCCCCCGGCTGTCTTCCCACACCTTAGCAGCCCTCCAGGAATTTTATGCTGAGCAGAAGCAACAAAGTGACCCAGGCAGAGATGATAAATATAACATTGGAATAATAGAAGAGAACTGG CTGAGCCAGTTTTGGTACAGTCAGGAAACCGCTTTGCGACTTGCAAAGGAAGCGATTGCAGCTGCTGGAGAAGGTGGCAG AATAGCCTGTGTGAGCGCCCCCAGTGTTTACCAGAAACTGAGAGCCCTACACAGAGAAGACTTTTCTGTATACATCTTTGAATATGACAAAAGATTTGCTATATACGGAGAGGAGTTTATCTTCTATGATTACAATAATCCATTGGATTTACCTGAAAAAATTGCTGCACATAGTTTTGACATCGTAATAGCAGATCCCCCCTACCTTTCCAAGGAGTGTCTCAGAAAAACATCAGAAACCATCAAGTATCTGACTCAGGGCAAGATTCTGCTATGCACAG GTGCTGTCATGGAAGAAGAGGCAGCAAAACTTCTTGGCGTGAAGATGTGCAAGTTTATTCCAAAACACACCCGGACCCTGGGAAATGAGTTTCGCTGTTATGTGAATTATGATTCTGGGCTAGACCATGAAATCTAA
- the EEF1AKMT1 gene encoding EEF1A lysine methyltransferase 1 isoform X1 — translation MSDSDDDDIPRLSSHTLAALQEFYAEQKQQSDPGRDDKYNIGIIEENWQLSQFWYSQETALRLAKEAIAAAGEGGRIACVSAPSVYQKLRALHREDFSVYIFEYDKRFAIYGEEFIFYDYNNPLDLPEKIAAHSFDIVIADPPYLSKECLRKTSETIKYLTQGKILLCTGAVMEEEAAKLLGVKMCKFIPKHTRTLGNEFRCYVNYDSGLDHEI, via the exons ATGAGTGACTCTGATGATGACGATATCCCCCGGCTGTCTTCCCACACCTTAGCAGCCCTCCAGGAATTTTATGCTGAGCAGAAGCAACAAAGTGACCCAGGCAGAGATGATAAATATAACATTGGAATAATAGAAGAGAACTGG CAGCTGAGCCAGTTTTGGTACAGTCAGGAAACCGCTTTGCGACTTGCAAAGGAAGCGATTGCAGCTGCTGGAGAAGGTGGCAG AATAGCCTGTGTGAGCGCCCCCAGTGTTTACCAGAAACTGAGAGCCCTACACAGAGAAGACTTTTCTGTATACATCTTTGAATATGACAAAAGATTTGCTATATACGGAGAGGAGTTTATCTTCTATGATTACAATAATCCATTGGATTTACCTGAAAAAATTGCTGCACATAGTTTTGACATCGTAATAGCAGATCCCCCCTACCTTTCCAAGGAGTGTCTCAGAAAAACATCAGAAACCATCAAGTATCTGACTCAGGGCAAGATTCTGCTATGCACAG GTGCTGTCATGGAAGAAGAGGCAGCAAAACTTCTTGGCGTGAAGATGTGCAAGTTTATTCCAAAACACACCCGGACCCTGGGAAATGAGTTTCGCTGTTATGTGAATTATGATTCTGGGCTAGACCATGAAATCTAA
- the IL17D gene encoding interleukin-17D isoform X2 — MPESLVWMLVVGVLLALAPGRTAGALRTSRRPARPRGCADRPEELLEQLYGRLAAGVLGAFHHTLQLGPREQARNASCPAGGRPGDRRFRPPTNLRSVSPWAYRISYDPARYPKYLPEAYCLCRGCLTGLFGEEDLRFRSAPVYMPTVILRRTSACAGGRSVYAEEYVTVPVGCTCVPEQEKEADSINSSMDKQGTKLLLSPSDKPGRP, encoded by the exons GTCTGGATGCTGGTGGTCGGCGTCCTGCTAGCGTTGGCGCCGGGCCGGACCGCAGGCGCCCTGAGAACGAGCAGACGTCCGGCGCGGCCGCGGGGCTGCGCCGACCGGCCGGAGGAGCTCCTAGAGCAGCTGTACGGGCGGCTGGCGGCGGGCGTGCTCGGCGCCTTCCACCACACGCTGCAGCTGGGGCCGCGCGAGCAGGCGCGTAACGCGAGCTGCCCGGCAGGGGGCAGGCCCGGCGACCGGCGCTTCCGGCCGCCCACCAACCTGCGCAGCGTGTCGCCGTGGGCCTACAG AATTTCCTACGACCCCGCCAGGTACCCGAAGTACCTGCCCGAGGCCTATTGCCTGTGTAGGGGCTGCCTGACCGGGCTGTTCGGGGAGGAGGACCTGCGCTTCCGGAGCGCCCCGGTGTACATGCCCACCGTCATCCTGCGGCGGACCTCGGCCTGCGCGGGCGGCCGCTCGGTGTACGCGGAGGAGTACGTCACCGTGCCGGTGGGCTGCACCTGCGTCCCCGAGCAGGAGAAGGAAGCAGACAGCATCAACTCCAGCATGGACAAGCAGGGCACCAAGCTCCTGCTCAGCCCCAGTGACAAGCCGGGCCGGCCCTGA